In one window of Gemmatimonadota bacterium DNA:
- a CDS encoding VOC family protein, with protein MTNPSHARWLTLRRSIVKLVPYLAFNGQCEEALEFYRDCLGGSVVNLSHYSKDQDIGMDIPDHMVGQAMHMSIQFGDNMLMGSDHIETVPSDTNISLSIDFASVDEQEQAFNAMSAGGEVTMPLQDTFWGARFGMITDKYGTNWMFNCHLNTQEQPS; from the coding sequence CTGACAAACCCGTCACACGCTCGGTGGCTTACCTTAAGGAGATCTATCGTGAAACTGGTACCCTATCTGGCATTCAACGGTCAATGCGAGGAAGCGCTCGAGTTTTACCGGGACTGCCTGGGCGGTTCAGTCGTGAACCTGAGTCACTACAGCAAAGACCAGGACATCGGCATGGATATCCCCGACCACATGGTGGGTCAGGCCATGCACATGTCCATTCAGTTCGGAGACAACATGCTCATGGGTTCGGACCATATTGAAACGGTCCCTTCGGACACCAACATCTCGCTTTCGATCGACTTCGCGAGCGTGGATGAACAGGAGCAGGCGTTCAATGCCATGTCTGCCGGCGGCGAGGTGACCATGCCGCTGCAGGATACCTTCTGGGGCGCCCGGTTCGGAATGATCACGGACAAATACGGCACAAACTGGATGTTCAACTGTCACCTGAATACACAGGAGCAGCCGTCATGA